From the genome of Ictalurus punctatus breed USDA103 chromosome 28, Coco_2.0, whole genome shotgun sequence, one region includes:
- the mtmr2 gene encoding myotubularin-related protein 2 isoform X4, which produces MEECSSEESLNSRLSAPSLSSSTSRSERCSPARTPTAPGSDPDSSTPLRQDELELLVKEVVQIEAEDVTYICPFMGAVRGTLTVTNYRLFFRSVNREPVFVLDLPLGVISRVEKIGGASSRGDVSYGLVCKDMRNLRFVHKQPDDSLKKSVFDVMNKFAFPLSNNLSLFAFEYNQVFPENGWKVYDALAEYKRQGLPNESWRISKVNDRYELCDSYPATLVVPVTVTDDELRRVATFRARGRIPVLSWLHPQSQAAVVRSGQPMSGVSGKRCRDDEKLLQAVMDANAQSHKLFIFDARPSSNAAANKMKGGGCESEDAYQNAELVFLDIHNIHVMRESLRKLKEVVYPNIEESHWLSNLEATHWLEHIKVILAGAVRIVEKVECSKTSVVIHCSDGWDRTAQLSSLCMLMLDSHYRTIRGFQNLIEKEWVSYGHRFQQRVGHGDQNHTDADRSPIFLQFIDCVWQITQQFPAAFEFNEYFLLTLLDHLYSCLFGTFLFNSEQQRHTEEAQKRTVSLWSFINSQWEEFVNPLHVHYDTHVLFPSVSIRHLQLWTSYYIRWNPRLRPQEPLHQRYKELLAKRAELQKRVEELQHEVANRASASSERTGSPTPPAPTIQTFI; this is translated from the exons aTGGAGGAGTGCAGCAGTGAGGAGAGTTTAAACTCCAGGCTCAGCGCTCCCAGCCTTAGCAG CAGCACGTCCCGGTCAGAGCGCTGCTCCCCTGCCAGAACCCCCACGGCACCCGGTTCTGATCCGGACAGCTCCACTCCGCTCAGACAG gaTGAGCTGGAGTTGTTAGTGAAGGAAGTTGTGCAGATTGAGG ctgaAGATGTGACCTACATCTGTCCGTTTATGGGAGCTGTACGCGGCACACTGACCGTCACCAACTACAGACTGTTCTTCAGATCAGTCAACCGG GAGCCTGTGTTTGTGTTGGATCTCCCCCTCGGTGTGATCAGCAGAGTTGAGAAGATTGGAGGAGCCTCTAGCAGAGGAGACGTCTCTTATGGTCTTGTCTGcaag gacatgAGGAACTTGCGGTTTGTCCATAAGCAGCCGGACGACTCATTAAAGAAATCAGTGTTTGATGTGATGAACAAGTTTGCCTTCCCACTCTCCAACAACCtg tctCTGTTTGCATTTGAGTATAATCAGGTTTTCCCAGAGAACGGGTGGAAAGTTTATGATGCTCTAGCGGAGTACAAGAGACAG ggactGCCCAATGAGAGTTGGAGGATCTCAAAGGTGAATGATCGTTATGAGTTGTGTGACTCGTATCCTGCGACGCTGGTTGTCCCGGTAACCGTTACTGACGATGAACTGCGCCGCGTCGCCACCTTCAGGGCAAGAGGTCGCATTCCG gtgttgtCATGGCTGCACCCCCAGAGTCAGGCGGCAGTGGTACGGTCGGGTCAGCCCATGTCGGGAGTGAGTGGGAAACGCTGCAGAGACGATGAGAAGCTGCTGCAGGCCGTCATGGACGCCAACGCCCAGTCTCACAAACTCTTCATCTTCGATGCTCGACCCAGCAGCAACGCTGCAGCTAACAag atgaagGGAGGGGGCTGTGAGAGTGAGGATGCGTATCAGAATGCTGAACTCGTCTTCCTCGACATACACAACATTCACGTGATGCGCGAGTCGCTACGGAAACTGAAGGAGGTGGTCTACCCCAACATCGAGGAATCCCATTGGCTATCCAACCTCGAGGCCACTCATTGGCTGGAGCACATCAAG gtgatatTAGCAGGTGCGGTGCGGATAGTGGAGAAGGTGGAGTGCAGTAAGACGTCGGTGGTGATCCACTGCAGTGACGGTTGGGACAGAACCGCTCAGCTCTCCTCTCTCTGCATGCTGATGCTTGACTCACACTACAGAACCATCCGAGGATTCCAGAACCTCATCGAGAAGGAGTGGGTCAGCTACGGACACCGCTTccagcag AGGGTGGGTCATGGTGATCAGAACCACACCGATGCGGACCGCTCCCCCATCTTCCTGCAGTTCATTGACTGTGTGTGGCAGATAACACAGCAG ttCCCTGCAGCGTTTGAGTTTAATGAGTACTTCCTGTTGACGCTGCTGGATCACCTGTACAGCTGTCTGTTCGGAACCTTTCTGTTTAACTCCGAACAGCAGAGACATActgag gaggcaCAGAAACGCACCGTGTCTCTCTGGTCCTTTATTAACAGTCAGTGGGAGGAGTTTGTGAATCCTCTGCATGTACACTACGACACACACGTGCTTTTCCCCTCCGTCTCCATCCGACACCTGCAGCTCTGGACCTCCTACTACATCCGTTGGAATCCCCGCCTCAGACCGcag gagcCATTGCATCAGcgatataaagagctgcttgctAAGAGGGCGGAACTTCAGAAACGAGTTGAGGAGCTTCAGCATGAAGTAGCCAATCGTGCGTCTGCGTCTTCAGAGAGGACGGGGTCACCCACTCCCCCCGCCCCCACTATACAGACCTTCATATGA
- the mtmr2 gene encoding myotubularin-related protein 2 isoform X1, which yields MEECSSEESLNSRLSAPSLSSSSTSRSERCSPARTPTAPGSDPDSSTPLRQVRGKTPAKDELELLVKEVVQIEAEDVTYICPFMGAVRGTLTVTNYRLFFRSVNREPVFVLDLPLGVISRVEKIGGASSRGDVSYGLVCKDMRNLRFVHKQPDDSLKKSVFDVMNKFAFPLSNNLSLFAFEYNQVFPENGWKVYDALAEYKRQGLPNESWRISKVNDRYELCDSYPATLVVPVTVTDDELRRVATFRARGRIPVLSWLHPQSQAAVVRSGQPMSGVSGKRCRDDEKLLQAVMDANAQSHKLFIFDARPSSNAAANKMKGGGCESEDAYQNAELVFLDIHNIHVMRESLRKLKEVVYPNIEESHWLSNLEATHWLEHIKVILAGAVRIVEKVECSKTSVVIHCSDGWDRTAQLSSLCMLMLDSHYRTIRGFQNLIEKEWVSYGHRFQQRVGHGDQNHTDADRSPIFLQFIDCVWQITQQFPAAFEFNEYFLLTLLDHLYSCLFGTFLFNSEQQRHTEEAQKRTVSLWSFINSQWEEFVNPLHVHYDTHVLFPSVSIRHLQLWTSYYIRWNPRLRPQEPLHQRYKELLAKRAELQKRVEELQHEVANRASASSERTGSPTPPAPTIQTFI from the exons aTGGAGGAGTGCAGCAGTGAGGAGAGTTTAAACTCCAGGCTCAGCGCTCCCAGCCTTAGCAG TAGCAGCACGTCCCGGTCAGAGCGCTGCTCCCCTGCCAGAACCCCCACGGCACCCGGTTCTGATCCGGACAGCTCCACTCCGCTCAGACAG gtgaGAGGAAAAACACCTGCTAAG gaTGAGCTGGAGTTGTTAGTGAAGGAAGTTGTGCAGATTGAGG ctgaAGATGTGACCTACATCTGTCCGTTTATGGGAGCTGTACGCGGCACACTGACCGTCACCAACTACAGACTGTTCTTCAGATCAGTCAACCGG GAGCCTGTGTTTGTGTTGGATCTCCCCCTCGGTGTGATCAGCAGAGTTGAGAAGATTGGAGGAGCCTCTAGCAGAGGAGACGTCTCTTATGGTCTTGTCTGcaag gacatgAGGAACTTGCGGTTTGTCCATAAGCAGCCGGACGACTCATTAAAGAAATCAGTGTTTGATGTGATGAACAAGTTTGCCTTCCCACTCTCCAACAACCtg tctCTGTTTGCATTTGAGTATAATCAGGTTTTCCCAGAGAACGGGTGGAAAGTTTATGATGCTCTAGCGGAGTACAAGAGACAG ggactGCCCAATGAGAGTTGGAGGATCTCAAAGGTGAATGATCGTTATGAGTTGTGTGACTCGTATCCTGCGACGCTGGTTGTCCCGGTAACCGTTACTGACGATGAACTGCGCCGCGTCGCCACCTTCAGGGCAAGAGGTCGCATTCCG gtgttgtCATGGCTGCACCCCCAGAGTCAGGCGGCAGTGGTACGGTCGGGTCAGCCCATGTCGGGAGTGAGTGGGAAACGCTGCAGAGACGATGAGAAGCTGCTGCAGGCCGTCATGGACGCCAACGCCCAGTCTCACAAACTCTTCATCTTCGATGCTCGACCCAGCAGCAACGCTGCAGCTAACAag atgaagGGAGGGGGCTGTGAGAGTGAGGATGCGTATCAGAATGCTGAACTCGTCTTCCTCGACATACACAACATTCACGTGATGCGCGAGTCGCTACGGAAACTGAAGGAGGTGGTCTACCCCAACATCGAGGAATCCCATTGGCTATCCAACCTCGAGGCCACTCATTGGCTGGAGCACATCAAG gtgatatTAGCAGGTGCGGTGCGGATAGTGGAGAAGGTGGAGTGCAGTAAGACGTCGGTGGTGATCCACTGCAGTGACGGTTGGGACAGAACCGCTCAGCTCTCCTCTCTCTGCATGCTGATGCTTGACTCACACTACAGAACCATCCGAGGATTCCAGAACCTCATCGAGAAGGAGTGGGTCAGCTACGGACACCGCTTccagcag AGGGTGGGTCATGGTGATCAGAACCACACCGATGCGGACCGCTCCCCCATCTTCCTGCAGTTCATTGACTGTGTGTGGCAGATAACACAGCAG ttCCCTGCAGCGTTTGAGTTTAATGAGTACTTCCTGTTGACGCTGCTGGATCACCTGTACAGCTGTCTGTTCGGAACCTTTCTGTTTAACTCCGAACAGCAGAGACATActgag gaggcaCAGAAACGCACCGTGTCTCTCTGGTCCTTTATTAACAGTCAGTGGGAGGAGTTTGTGAATCCTCTGCATGTACACTACGACACACACGTGCTTTTCCCCTCCGTCTCCATCCGACACCTGCAGCTCTGGACCTCCTACTACATCCGTTGGAATCCCCGCCTCAGACCGcag gagcCATTGCATCAGcgatataaagagctgcttgctAAGAGGGCGGAACTTCAGAAACGAGTTGAGGAGCTTCAGCATGAAGTAGCCAATCGTGCGTCTGCGTCTTCAGAGAGGACGGGGTCACCCACTCCCCCCGCCCCCACTATACAGACCTTCATATGA
- the mtmr2 gene encoding myotubularin-related protein 2 isoform X2, whose amino-acid sequence MEECSSEESLNSRLSAPSLSSSTSRSERCSPARTPTAPGSDPDSSTPLRQVRGKTPAKDELELLVKEVVQIEAEDVTYICPFMGAVRGTLTVTNYRLFFRSVNREPVFVLDLPLGVISRVEKIGGASSRGDVSYGLVCKDMRNLRFVHKQPDDSLKKSVFDVMNKFAFPLSNNLSLFAFEYNQVFPENGWKVYDALAEYKRQGLPNESWRISKVNDRYELCDSYPATLVVPVTVTDDELRRVATFRARGRIPVLSWLHPQSQAAVVRSGQPMSGVSGKRCRDDEKLLQAVMDANAQSHKLFIFDARPSSNAAANKMKGGGCESEDAYQNAELVFLDIHNIHVMRESLRKLKEVVYPNIEESHWLSNLEATHWLEHIKVILAGAVRIVEKVECSKTSVVIHCSDGWDRTAQLSSLCMLMLDSHYRTIRGFQNLIEKEWVSYGHRFQQRVGHGDQNHTDADRSPIFLQFIDCVWQITQQFPAAFEFNEYFLLTLLDHLYSCLFGTFLFNSEQQRHTEEAQKRTVSLWSFINSQWEEFVNPLHVHYDTHVLFPSVSIRHLQLWTSYYIRWNPRLRPQEPLHQRYKELLAKRAELQKRVEELQHEVANRASASSERTGSPTPPAPTIQTFI is encoded by the exons aTGGAGGAGTGCAGCAGTGAGGAGAGTTTAAACTCCAGGCTCAGCGCTCCCAGCCTTAGCAG CAGCACGTCCCGGTCAGAGCGCTGCTCCCCTGCCAGAACCCCCACGGCACCCGGTTCTGATCCGGACAGCTCCACTCCGCTCAGACAG gtgaGAGGAAAAACACCTGCTAAG gaTGAGCTGGAGTTGTTAGTGAAGGAAGTTGTGCAGATTGAGG ctgaAGATGTGACCTACATCTGTCCGTTTATGGGAGCTGTACGCGGCACACTGACCGTCACCAACTACAGACTGTTCTTCAGATCAGTCAACCGG GAGCCTGTGTTTGTGTTGGATCTCCCCCTCGGTGTGATCAGCAGAGTTGAGAAGATTGGAGGAGCCTCTAGCAGAGGAGACGTCTCTTATGGTCTTGTCTGcaag gacatgAGGAACTTGCGGTTTGTCCATAAGCAGCCGGACGACTCATTAAAGAAATCAGTGTTTGATGTGATGAACAAGTTTGCCTTCCCACTCTCCAACAACCtg tctCTGTTTGCATTTGAGTATAATCAGGTTTTCCCAGAGAACGGGTGGAAAGTTTATGATGCTCTAGCGGAGTACAAGAGACAG ggactGCCCAATGAGAGTTGGAGGATCTCAAAGGTGAATGATCGTTATGAGTTGTGTGACTCGTATCCTGCGACGCTGGTTGTCCCGGTAACCGTTACTGACGATGAACTGCGCCGCGTCGCCACCTTCAGGGCAAGAGGTCGCATTCCG gtgttgtCATGGCTGCACCCCCAGAGTCAGGCGGCAGTGGTACGGTCGGGTCAGCCCATGTCGGGAGTGAGTGGGAAACGCTGCAGAGACGATGAGAAGCTGCTGCAGGCCGTCATGGACGCCAACGCCCAGTCTCACAAACTCTTCATCTTCGATGCTCGACCCAGCAGCAACGCTGCAGCTAACAag atgaagGGAGGGGGCTGTGAGAGTGAGGATGCGTATCAGAATGCTGAACTCGTCTTCCTCGACATACACAACATTCACGTGATGCGCGAGTCGCTACGGAAACTGAAGGAGGTGGTCTACCCCAACATCGAGGAATCCCATTGGCTATCCAACCTCGAGGCCACTCATTGGCTGGAGCACATCAAG gtgatatTAGCAGGTGCGGTGCGGATAGTGGAGAAGGTGGAGTGCAGTAAGACGTCGGTGGTGATCCACTGCAGTGACGGTTGGGACAGAACCGCTCAGCTCTCCTCTCTCTGCATGCTGATGCTTGACTCACACTACAGAACCATCCGAGGATTCCAGAACCTCATCGAGAAGGAGTGGGTCAGCTACGGACACCGCTTccagcag AGGGTGGGTCATGGTGATCAGAACCACACCGATGCGGACCGCTCCCCCATCTTCCTGCAGTTCATTGACTGTGTGTGGCAGATAACACAGCAG ttCCCTGCAGCGTTTGAGTTTAATGAGTACTTCCTGTTGACGCTGCTGGATCACCTGTACAGCTGTCTGTTCGGAACCTTTCTGTTTAACTCCGAACAGCAGAGACATActgag gaggcaCAGAAACGCACCGTGTCTCTCTGGTCCTTTATTAACAGTCAGTGGGAGGAGTTTGTGAATCCTCTGCATGTACACTACGACACACACGTGCTTTTCCCCTCCGTCTCCATCCGACACCTGCAGCTCTGGACCTCCTACTACATCCGTTGGAATCCCCGCCTCAGACCGcag gagcCATTGCATCAGcgatataaagagctgcttgctAAGAGGGCGGAACTTCAGAAACGAGTTGAGGAGCTTCAGCATGAAGTAGCCAATCGTGCGTCTGCGTCTTCAGAGAGGACGGGGTCACCCACTCCCCCCGCCCCCACTATACAGACCTTCATATGA
- the gjb1a gene encoding connexin 27.5, translating to MNWATFYAVISGGSRHSTALGRVWLSVLFVFRVLVLVVAAESVWSDEREQFTCNTQQPGCNSVCYDHFFPISHTRLWALQLILVSSAALLVHMHVVHRKHLQKKLRRHHAGRGELERIGVRTTEISGALWWTYILSLLVRVAFESAFLYLFYAIYPGYRMFRLVKCDAYPCPNTVDCFVSRPTEKTVFTIFMLAVSGVCVLLNIAEIVFLIAGAVSKHLNSGDQSHVGAWISHKLFSY from the coding sequence ATGAACTGGGCAACGTTCTATGCTGTGATCAGTGGTGGGAGTCGACACTCCACGGCTCTGGGGCGGGTGTGGCTCTCAGTGCTCTTCGTGTTCCgtgtgttggtgttggtggtggcaGCGGAGAGTGTGTGGAGTGACGAGCGTGAGCAGTTCACCTGTAACACACAGCAGCCAGGCTGCAACAGTGTGTGCTACGACCACTTCTTCCCCATCTCACACACCCGCCTATGGGCGCTGCAGCTCATTCTGGTGTCCAGCGCCGCCCTGCTGGTGCACATGCATGTCGTGCACCGAAAGCACCTGCAGAAGAAGCTGCGGCGCCACCACGCGGGTCGGGGTGAGCTGGAGCGGATCGGCGTGCGGACCACGGAGATCAGCGGCGCCCTCTGGTGGACATACATCCTCAGCCTGCTAGTGCGCGTCGCCTTTGAGTCGGCCTTCCTCTACCTGTTCTACGCCATCTACCCAGGATACCGGATGTTCCGACTGGTCAAGTGCGACGCCTATCCGTGTCCCAACACCGTCGACTGTTTCGTCTCACGTCCCACAGAAAAAACCGTCTTCACCATCTTCATGCTGGCCGTCTCAGGTGTCTGTGTCCTCCTCAACATCGCCGAGATCGTCTTCCTCATCGCCGGTGCTGTGAGCAAACACCTGAACTCCGGCGACCAGTCGCACGTGGGAGCCTGGATCAGTCACAAACTCTTCTCCTACTAg
- the mtmr2 gene encoding myotubularin-related protein 2 isoform X3, with translation MEECSSEESLNSRLSAPSLSSSSTSRSERCSPARTPTAPGSDPDSSTPLRQDELELLVKEVVQIEAEDVTYICPFMGAVRGTLTVTNYRLFFRSVNREPVFVLDLPLGVISRVEKIGGASSRGDVSYGLVCKDMRNLRFVHKQPDDSLKKSVFDVMNKFAFPLSNNLSLFAFEYNQVFPENGWKVYDALAEYKRQGLPNESWRISKVNDRYELCDSYPATLVVPVTVTDDELRRVATFRARGRIPVLSWLHPQSQAAVVRSGQPMSGVSGKRCRDDEKLLQAVMDANAQSHKLFIFDARPSSNAAANKMKGGGCESEDAYQNAELVFLDIHNIHVMRESLRKLKEVVYPNIEESHWLSNLEATHWLEHIKVILAGAVRIVEKVECSKTSVVIHCSDGWDRTAQLSSLCMLMLDSHYRTIRGFQNLIEKEWVSYGHRFQQRVGHGDQNHTDADRSPIFLQFIDCVWQITQQFPAAFEFNEYFLLTLLDHLYSCLFGTFLFNSEQQRHTEEAQKRTVSLWSFINSQWEEFVNPLHVHYDTHVLFPSVSIRHLQLWTSYYIRWNPRLRPQEPLHQRYKELLAKRAELQKRVEELQHEVANRASASSERTGSPTPPAPTIQTFI, from the exons aTGGAGGAGTGCAGCAGTGAGGAGAGTTTAAACTCCAGGCTCAGCGCTCCCAGCCTTAGCAG TAGCAGCACGTCCCGGTCAGAGCGCTGCTCCCCTGCCAGAACCCCCACGGCACCCGGTTCTGATCCGGACAGCTCCACTCCGCTCAGACAG gaTGAGCTGGAGTTGTTAGTGAAGGAAGTTGTGCAGATTGAGG ctgaAGATGTGACCTACATCTGTCCGTTTATGGGAGCTGTACGCGGCACACTGACCGTCACCAACTACAGACTGTTCTTCAGATCAGTCAACCGG GAGCCTGTGTTTGTGTTGGATCTCCCCCTCGGTGTGATCAGCAGAGTTGAGAAGATTGGAGGAGCCTCTAGCAGAGGAGACGTCTCTTATGGTCTTGTCTGcaag gacatgAGGAACTTGCGGTTTGTCCATAAGCAGCCGGACGACTCATTAAAGAAATCAGTGTTTGATGTGATGAACAAGTTTGCCTTCCCACTCTCCAACAACCtg tctCTGTTTGCATTTGAGTATAATCAGGTTTTCCCAGAGAACGGGTGGAAAGTTTATGATGCTCTAGCGGAGTACAAGAGACAG ggactGCCCAATGAGAGTTGGAGGATCTCAAAGGTGAATGATCGTTATGAGTTGTGTGACTCGTATCCTGCGACGCTGGTTGTCCCGGTAACCGTTACTGACGATGAACTGCGCCGCGTCGCCACCTTCAGGGCAAGAGGTCGCATTCCG gtgttgtCATGGCTGCACCCCCAGAGTCAGGCGGCAGTGGTACGGTCGGGTCAGCCCATGTCGGGAGTGAGTGGGAAACGCTGCAGAGACGATGAGAAGCTGCTGCAGGCCGTCATGGACGCCAACGCCCAGTCTCACAAACTCTTCATCTTCGATGCTCGACCCAGCAGCAACGCTGCAGCTAACAag atgaagGGAGGGGGCTGTGAGAGTGAGGATGCGTATCAGAATGCTGAACTCGTCTTCCTCGACATACACAACATTCACGTGATGCGCGAGTCGCTACGGAAACTGAAGGAGGTGGTCTACCCCAACATCGAGGAATCCCATTGGCTATCCAACCTCGAGGCCACTCATTGGCTGGAGCACATCAAG gtgatatTAGCAGGTGCGGTGCGGATAGTGGAGAAGGTGGAGTGCAGTAAGACGTCGGTGGTGATCCACTGCAGTGACGGTTGGGACAGAACCGCTCAGCTCTCCTCTCTCTGCATGCTGATGCTTGACTCACACTACAGAACCATCCGAGGATTCCAGAACCTCATCGAGAAGGAGTGGGTCAGCTACGGACACCGCTTccagcag AGGGTGGGTCATGGTGATCAGAACCACACCGATGCGGACCGCTCCCCCATCTTCCTGCAGTTCATTGACTGTGTGTGGCAGATAACACAGCAG ttCCCTGCAGCGTTTGAGTTTAATGAGTACTTCCTGTTGACGCTGCTGGATCACCTGTACAGCTGTCTGTTCGGAACCTTTCTGTTTAACTCCGAACAGCAGAGACATActgag gaggcaCAGAAACGCACCGTGTCTCTCTGGTCCTTTATTAACAGTCAGTGGGAGGAGTTTGTGAATCCTCTGCATGTACACTACGACACACACGTGCTTTTCCCCTCCGTCTCCATCCGACACCTGCAGCTCTGGACCTCCTACTACATCCGTTGGAATCCCCGCCTCAGACCGcag gagcCATTGCATCAGcgatataaagagctgcttgctAAGAGGGCGGAACTTCAGAAACGAGTTGAGGAGCTTCAGCATGAAGTAGCCAATCGTGCGTCTGCGTCTTCAGAGAGGACGGGGTCACCCACTCCCCCCGCCCCCACTATACAGACCTTCATATGA